In Vibrio bathopelagicus, one DNA window encodes the following:
- a CDS encoding sigma-54-dependent transcriptional regulator, which produces MTAEKHIVLIDDEIDVVEAVSEMLELEGFSVTTFTDPNLGLKSLKANSQSVVLCDVRMPQVDGLTLMSSIQHRAANVPVLLMSGHGDIPMAIEAMKLGAFDFLEKPLNASELVEKLDLALAQSQHNCPATTDGDEEAELPIETVVIGQSKAMDTIRKQVLALSHTGVDTIINGETGTGKEVIARALHQFSRRKARPFVAINCGGMTESIIESELFGHEAGSFTSANKKRIGKIEQANGGTLFLDEIESMPIAVQIKLLRVIQERMIERVGGNELIPVDIVVVAASKADLASLSETGEFRADLFYRLNIASLNLPALRQRKEDIQVLFRHFVIQASHKYKTRPSTIYPEQIQQLCRHEWPGNVRELRNVADRFVLGIVGDGFDLQSPICETSGEDFAFEKQMEQYERNVLTEALIESAGNINEVSSKLNLPRKTLYRKMKKHQLDKESFKA; this is translated from the coding sequence ATGACTGCAGAAAAACACATAGTTCTTATCGATGATGAAATCGATGTCGTTGAAGCCGTGAGTGAAATGTTGGAGCTAGAAGGGTTTAGTGTCACTACCTTTACCGACCCTAACCTTGGCCTTAAATCGCTCAAAGCAAACAGCCAGTCGGTTGTATTGTGTGATGTACGAATGCCACAGGTGGATGGGCTTACGCTGATGAGTTCCATTCAACATAGAGCTGCTAACGTCCCTGTATTGTTGATGAGTGGCCATGGTGATATCCCCATGGCGATAGAGGCAATGAAGCTAGGAGCTTTCGACTTTTTGGAAAAGCCACTTAATGCTAGTGAGCTGGTAGAGAAGCTCGACTTGGCATTGGCACAATCTCAGCACAATTGCCCAGCAACTACAGACGGTGATGAGGAGGCTGAGTTACCGATTGAAACGGTGGTTATCGGTCAATCAAAAGCGATGGATACGATACGTAAGCAAGTGCTCGCACTGTCTCATACCGGTGTTGATACCATCATCAACGGCGAAACAGGAACGGGTAAAGAAGTAATTGCTCGCGCGTTGCATCAATTTAGCCGTCGTAAGGCGAGGCCCTTTGTCGCGATCAACTGTGGCGGCATGACAGAAAGCATTATCGAGAGTGAGTTGTTTGGTCATGAGGCGGGCTCATTTACCAGTGCCAACAAGAAACGCATTGGCAAAATAGAACAAGCCAATGGCGGAACTCTGTTTCTTGATGAAATCGAAAGCATGCCGATTGCTGTGCAAATTAAACTGTTGCGCGTCATTCAAGAGCGAATGATTGAGCGCGTTGGTGGTAACGAGTTAATCCCAGTTGATATCGTGGTGGTCGCCGCCAGTAAAGCTGATCTCGCGAGCTTGAGTGAAACGGGTGAGTTCAGAGCCGATCTCTTCTATCGCCTCAATATTGCTAGCTTAAACCTTCCCGCATTGCGTCAACGTAAAGAGGACATTCAGGTGTTGTTCCGTCATTTTGTGATTCAAGCGAGCCACAAATACAAGACACGCCCATCAACGATTTACCCTGAGCAGATTCAGCAACTATGTCGACACGAATGGCCCGGTAACGTGCGTGAATTACGCAATGTCGCCGATCGATTTGTGCTCGGTATCGTGGGAGATGGCTTTGATCTTCAATCACCAATTTGTGAAACGTCCGGAGAAGATTTCGCCTTTGAAAAACAGATGGAGCAGTACGAAAGGAATGTACTGACTGAAGCGTTGATAGAGAGTGCAGGCAATATCAATGAGGTCTCAAGCAAGCTGAACCTGCCACGTAAAACGCTTTATCGAAAAATGAAGAAACACCAATTGGATAAAGAGAGTTTCAAGGCCTAA
- a CDS encoding ATP-binding protein, whose protein sequence is MGRVSSHVSEVIDSKDRFERPFSIKIPRRKWFGWKGIELRLVLALAMLSMTTIFLSVVSSFTFDNLNQRLVELKESEIPALDNAARLNDMVRVIITTSSQLSDAESNLERKQAMLKIEEAISVMNSVMVQFPDYHAYFKDLIAQVNNSLSLLYQSEIESEQLNQELRNLLEGFYPLLQQASDSLDSLPESAKDQIQYTQLKSLLYYQLGLVEKLYNDSSFNELDYTSYRLEQVGEEWWKLWASGDLRSKFPELDHQLTVIYNLASSDSSLYGLKNKALDHLYQEQYFLQNSREHLNQLTVQIERNTSQVNRNIDQSIQQAQLSLQSNQQLSLFLSLFSVLAAAAISWFYVRKSILERLLQLKDNMFAISTGHLDTEVSIRGKDEVTQMAKYLKVFQTTAKVVKQTNRKLEAEVEERTLAEAKLRVTQDELIQAGKLAALGQLSVGITHEINQPLTAVNSHVRSAQLWLGKQRPERAEENLKKIEVLLDKVAAITRHLKAFSRKSDGKIGNVELDKVVGDAIDLFETRQSRVSIQYSSQSDQIVRANSIRLEQVLVNLISNALDAVEHREQPELSIFTQEHLNTIQILVMDNGLGIPEEDIPHLFDPFYTRKVTGKGLGLGLSIAYNIIKDFGGSIHVESVEHQGTTFIVTLPKGIAS, encoded by the coding sequence TCTCTGTTGTCTCCAGTTTCACCTTTGATAACCTAAATCAAAGGCTTGTCGAATTAAAAGAGAGTGAAATCCCTGCTTTAGATAACGCTGCACGCTTGAACGACATGGTGCGAGTGATTATCACCACCTCATCACAACTCAGTGACGCTGAATCCAATTTAGAGCGCAAACAGGCGATGCTTAAAATTGAAGAGGCTATATCAGTAATGAATAGCGTTATGGTTCAATTTCCTGATTATCACGCCTACTTTAAAGATCTTATCGCCCAAGTTAATAATAGTCTGAGCCTGTTGTATCAAAGTGAGATTGAGTCCGAACAACTCAATCAAGAACTTCGTAATTTGCTTGAAGGCTTTTATCCTCTATTGCAACAAGCCAGTGATTCACTCGATAGTTTACCTGAGTCAGCCAAAGATCAAATCCAATATACTCAGTTGAAATCTCTTCTTTATTACCAATTAGGCTTGGTAGAGAAGCTATATAACGATTCAAGCTTTAATGAGTTGGATTACACCAGTTACCGCTTAGAGCAAGTAGGGGAAGAATGGTGGAAACTTTGGGCCAGTGGTGATTTAAGAAGCAAATTTCCCGAATTAGATCACCAACTCACCGTAATTTACAACCTAGCCTCAAGTGATAGCAGCTTGTATGGGCTGAAAAACAAAGCGCTCGATCATCTTTACCAAGAGCAGTATTTCCTGCAAAACAGCCGTGAGCATCTTAACCAATTAACTGTGCAGATCGAGCGCAATACCAGCCAAGTGAATCGCAATATTGATCAGTCGATTCAGCAGGCTCAGCTGTCTTTGCAATCGAACCAACAACTCTCTCTTTTCCTTTCTTTGTTCAGCGTGCTGGCTGCTGCGGCTATTTCATGGTTCTACGTGCGTAAGAGCATTTTGGAAAGACTTTTACAGCTGAAAGACAACATGTTCGCGATTTCTACCGGCCATTTAGATACCGAAGTGTCCATTCGTGGCAAAGACGAAGTGACGCAAATGGCCAAGTACCTAAAGGTATTTCAGACCACGGCCAAAGTCGTGAAGCAAACCAATCGAAAATTAGAGGCAGAGGTTGAAGAGCGCACCTTAGCAGAAGCCAAATTGCGAGTGACTCAAGACGAGTTAATCCAAGCCGGAAAATTGGCTGCGCTAGGGCAATTAAGTGTCGGGATCACGCACGAGATCAATCAACCTCTGACCGCAGTAAACAGTCACGTTCGAAGTGCTCAATTATGGTTAGGTAAGCAAAGGCCTGAAAGGGCAGAAGAGAACCTGAAAAAGATCGAGGTCTTGTTAGACAAAGTGGCTGCGATTACTCGTCACCTAAAAGCCTTCTCACGCAAGAGCGATGGCAAGATTGGTAACGTTGAATTGGATAAGGTCGTCGGTGATGCGATTGACCTGTTTGAAACTAGGCAAAGTAGAGTCTCGATTCAGTATTCCTCACAGAGCGACCAAATTGTTCGTGCCAATAGCATTCGCTTGGAGCAGGTTCTGGTGAATTTGATCAGCAATGCTTTAGACGCCGTTGAACACAGAGAGCAACCAGAGCTCAGCATTTTCACTCAAGAGCATTTGAATACCATTCAGATTTTAGTGATGGACAACGGGTTAGGGATACCTGAAGAGGACATTCCGCACCTGTTCGACCCATTTTATACCCGTAAGGTTACAGGAAAGGGGCTTGGACTCGGTTTGTCTATTGCATACAACATCATAAAAGACTTTGGCGGCTCGATTCACGTGGAATCAGTTGAACACCAAGGCACCACTTTTATCGTCACTCTACCAAAAGGCATAGCCTCATGA